From the genome of Zalophus californianus isolate mZalCal1 chromosome 5, mZalCal1.pri.v2, whole genome shotgun sequence:
GCAGTGGAGATAAAGTGGAAAGATAGTTAAGGGGCAAGATGGATTGAACATAATGATGGACATGGAAGTAGCGACCTTGGTGAACAGTGTGACGTGATAATGCCATTTGTCCCCACTAAGTACAACTGGTGGGGGTAGCTGTTTGAAGAAGGCTGAGAATGAATTAAGAAACTAGCGTTTTCGTCTTAAAAAGACACCATCATTTGGCCCCAAAGTATAATTATTTCAATTGAAGGCTTAACTAGCATTGGGCAGGAGGATCATGAGGCACCAACTCTCCACCCAATAGGGccctaaatgtctttttttagatttctagGAGAATGACCCACTATTACTGCGCTAAGACTTTTTACCTTACATCTACCTGGAAAGCCCTTAACTCATTCCCGCCCCAAATTtgataggtttttatttttagaagtacaGTTCAAAGGTCACCTCAAATCTTTCCAGTGTTTCCCACACCCCCATCCTGCCGTGCAACTCTTCCACTACACCGTGGGTTCCACACAGCACGGATTAAGCACTCTTCATCTCTGCGTCCCCGTGTGTGCAGCGCTGCACCCTTCAAACGCTAGGCGCTCCACAAATTCTCAGCCGCATTTACCCGCGCAGGGAAATACTCTAGCGTACGCCTCCAACACCAGCTTTGCCTGCCGGAAGTGACGCGCACTCGGGGACAACGTGTTTCCGGTCCCGAGTGTCGACTCGGTCGCCGGGGGACGGGCTTCTCTGGCTCGCTACCTCAACTGCCCTGGAGGATTCGTGCGCGGTAAGCAGTTACGCACGGCTAAGCGAAATAGGACCCTGGGACACCCAGATGCCGTGAAGTCCTCCGGTTCGTTCCCAGGGACCTGGCGGGAAGGCACAGCGACTGACTGGTAGGCCCCCAACAGCTCTCAGCGCCAGATGAGGCTGGAGTGCCGGGATGCGAGGCCCGCCGAGGGCGCCGTCGCGGGGACCGGTCTCAGCTGTCCGGTGCTCGCCGCCTGGGCTGGCGCATCCAGCCCCACTGGGACCCGCCGTGGAAGCGGGCTCCGTCGACTAGATCTTGATACTCAGAGCTTCCCCCCTTCCCTGGTACTCAGCGGAAGGACAGTCCACCTCTTGAACAGCTCCAGGCCCTACCGTGACAGCCGCAGGATCTGCGGTGATGCGTGTGCGCGCGTGGTGTAGAAGTGCTGAGTCGCGTCTCACCTATTCATTGGCTCCGCCCTTCAGCGTGTGTTGCAGGATGTTTCTAACGATGAGAGCTGAGGTTTTAACCCTGGTTGGTACACGGGATGCCGCCCTAAAGGGGGCGCGGCTTCATAATTGAAAATGATTTGAAACCACTGGGCTGGTAGTAGTTTATACCCTGATTAATAGAAGACCCAGCATTATCACGTGACCGTAAACACTTgtgtatattttacttaatctGCCGGGAAGAGTTGTAGTGACAAACTTTGCGTCAAAGGACAGGATTTCTGAATAGTTAATTTGCTATGCAAATTGTTTTCACTGAACTAAGCAAGAAGATGGGAAGAAAGTAGCCTTGGGATTTACAGATAGGAAACAGCCAGGAAAACTGCAGAATACGGGAAGAGTAACTTCATTCACTGTATTACTTTGTGATTCAAATTTTACAAAGTAATTTCGTTACTTCATGAATTGTTTTACACTTTTAAGCATTTATATacgtgttgtttttgtttgtttaactggTGTGGTAGCTTTTCTGGTAAGGGCTAGATTTATAGGCATATCTATGCAGCATATTATagaattaaatatacaaataccTAAATGAAGTAAAAAGTGTTTTAATAATTAAGACTTTAATATATGGGCATAATGTGATACCGTGTGTAtctttagtgtttgtttttttttaatggtcactAACCAACCATGCTTGTCTTAAAGCTTTATAAGGTACCGCTGATGAAATCATGACCAGGTGGGCACGAGTTACTACCGCACATAACAAGAGACCTTTGGCTGCAACATCATGGGAGGACATGAAGAAGGGGTCCTTTGAGGGAGAGGGCCAAAATCTACCAAAGAGTAAACAACTTGAAGCCAAAAGGCTCTCTGTTAAGAATGATGCTCCTcaagcaaaacacaaaaagaacaaaaagaaaaaggagtactTAAATGAAGATGTAAATGGATTCATGGAATACCTAAGACAAAACTCACAGATGGTTCATAATGGAGAGATGATAGCAACAGACAATGAGGAGGCAAGGGAAGAAATTGCAGTTGCTTTAAAGAAAGATAGTCGACGGGAAGGGAGAAGACTAAAAAGACAAGCAGCAAAGAAAAATGCAATGGTAAGATCGTTACTTCTACCGAAACGTTACTTTATATAGGTCATAACTATTATTCATATACTCACACATGTATATTCTAGCAGAGTCTGAATGCTCTTGCATACTAGATTTATAAAGCATCTTTTTGAGGGCTAGTAATAACATTAGGACTTTTTTAGCACTTCCTACATGCTAGGCACTTGATGTACTCATTATCACAATAACACTATAAAGATGGTAGCATTATTCTCATATGGGGAGAAAAGACTGATGTGTAGACAGGGTATCTTGCTGACAGCCACTTAGTGAGTATAGTAGCAGAGAGGAAATTCAAACCCAGACTTTGTCTGACTTCAAAACCTATGTTCTTAGTCCTGCCTTCCAATAGCTTTTCataaagccataaaaaaaaaaaaaaaatcaaagtaaggAGGAGGGTTAAGTGCAACAGGTTAAATATGTGTGGTTCCCTTTACTTGGAgaggatattttgtttttattcatgaaaaactgaggcacaggaatgAGATCTAGTAAGAATCACACTAGTTAGTAACGGAGCAGAGTAGTAAGAGTTAAAACCCCTTGAGTTTGTCCCTAGTCAttgttccttccctcctccatgCTACTCTCAGAGGAATGTCAGGGCTACAAGTTGATTTCTATAGTGCCTAGCACTAGATTTTTAAACTGTCAGACATGGGAAATGTAATACTTCGTAtaattctttcccttctttaaGTGAATTTTCCAAGTCTTCTAGTAAGATACAtaaaaatcagtattattttacaccttcatttttatttgcaggATTAGTTTTATACATATTTCCAGATAATTATTTAGAGATCATGCTGATCAAACATTCCTTATGGATAAATTTGGACAGAAAAGgtaatcatttttatttggatCAGGATAGTTTTGTTTAAATTGtacaattatttaaaagtattttttttatctgggcgcctgggttgctcagtcagttaagcatccgactcttgttaggttcaggtcatgatctcagggttgtgagattgagccctgcatcaggctctatgcttactgaggagtctgcttgtccctctccctctgcttctcctcccactcatgtgtgctcacactctctctttctctcaaataaataaaatcttaaaaaaaacttttttatcaTGTTAATTTAACTTAAAGGTAATGTAACTTAAAGATAATTTCATTGACATAGGCAATATGATGAATTgcatattatttgaaaaaatttaatattgtGACCTTTTAAGAGaagttttatatttgtaattaaaggagaaagacattggttttcaagaaaaaaatgctttatattaAAGCATATACTTTAAATAGTATAtagcttgttttcttatttttaatacctCATTCTAagtatcaggtttttttttttaagattttatttatttatttgacagaaacacagcaaaagagggaacacaagcagggggagtgggagagggagaagcaggctcccgacagagcagggagccccatgcggggctcgatcctaggaccctgggatcctgacctgagccgaaggcagatgcttaacgactgagccacccaggcacccctaagtttcAGTTCTTAATTGCTAACAAATGAAGATAATTTATTAAGTCCCATCTACATGAAGATCAGGTTTTAAAGGTaaaaacctggggtgcctgggtggctcagtcagttaaaagtgTCTGACCAGCTCTGGTGATGAtccccccagggtcctgggatgcagcccacCTCTAGCCCcgcctccagccccctcccatggaccacccccaccccagcccagtgtagggcttggcgctcagcagggagtctgcttgtccctcttcctctcctctgccccccaccttgtgcacaccctctatcaaataaataaataaaatcttaaaaaaaaaaaacaaaaaacgtagAAACCTAATCAGTGAACTGTCGGGTTACTAGAGACCATGCTGACTTCAAGACTTCAAGTCTTAATATGGTGATCCAGTTTTTAGCCGTGGCTTTTCTTGAACTTGTATAACAACTGCATTTTCTTTGTTTGGACCAGTTCATTCTAAATGTACAAGTTAGTGAAGATTAAAGGGACTCATTCTTTTCCAGTATGTTatgaaacaggagaaaaagaaaggacacagTTGCAAAATATTGTATGTTTTGtctgtttaatttgctttttaaaaatcccgtgcttattttgaaaaaaaattattttcaaaaaaatttttgaaaaaaataaactatttgttaTCCAAGAAATATATATACCTTTTTTTCGGTTTAAATAAAATAGCTTAAATATCTTTGAGTATCTACCATGTTTGATTATGACTACTGTTCTCATTCATTGCAGCAATAACTATTCTCCAAATTGCCAGGTAGTATGTAAAGAAACCAAATCATTGTTTAGTGTGACGTTGGAGCCAAATAATTCATCTTAgaattattcctttaaaatgtgttgtgtacatattctaaaaatgaaacaCCTAATTCTGAATATTAAGGAATAtgtattaaagatataaaaactgtaagatataTTACTGGTATGAAATATTTGAATCATAATTTAAATGGATCATTTGACTCAAATTTATTCAATTATATGAACTTTGTAAGTACTAGTATTAATTATGACCGATaatttttggtcattttctattttccacagaaaactcagtttttctttttaaagattttattatttgacagagagagacacagcgagagagggaacacaagcagggggagagggagagggagaagcaggcttcccgccgagaagggagcccgatgcggggctcaatcccaggaccctgggatcatgacctgagccgaaggcagacgcccaacaactgagccacccaggcgccccagaaaactCAGTTTTTCTAGTGGAGACATTcccattaatgaaataaatagtcCATATTTGCTTAATTCATTTAAGCAGTTTCTACGAAACCATTTTTAACTTTGTGTCTGAGATTGATGGATTTATGGATTGAGGGTTTTCAAAAGCACTGAGACTGTCTGatggaaatgacattttttattgttta
Proteins encoded in this window:
- the ZCCHC9 gene encoding zinc finger CCHC domain-containing protein 9 isoform X2, giving the protein MTRWARVTTAHNKRPLAATSWEDMKKGSFEGEGQNLPKSKQLEAKRLSVKNDAPQAKHKKNKKKKEYLNEDVNGFMEYLRQNSQMVHNGEMIATDNEEAREEIAVALKKDSRREGRRLKRQAAKKNAMVCFHCRKPGHGIADCPAALENQDMGTGICYRCGSTEHEITKCKAKVDPAFGEFPFAKCFVCGEMGHLSRSCPDNPKGLYADDRMVTVGRWAKGMSADYEEILDVPKPQEPKTKIPKVVNF